The genomic DNA CCAGGAAACTGGTGATGAAAATCACAAAGCCGGCTGCATTCCCATAGCCAATCTGTTCAGCTCCCCAGCTCAGGGGTTCCTTTATGACAAAGGATGGTAAGATGTCCATGGCTCCTGACACTGACACATCATACAATATAGCACCAGCGAACAAAAGCACAACGCTGATCAAGTCAAACGTGCCAGAAGTCAATGACCCATCTGCTACTGTGGGTTCATTGTCGGATCCACCTGTACCACAGTTGTCTACCGTTTGACCATGGGGGAGTATTGCTGGTGCTCTCCCAGTCTTGGGTACCTTCAAAACGAAAATGCTGTAGGACAAGcaaaatatgtacaaaaaaacaCTGATCCCCACCAGCATAACACCTTGATGTTGTGAAACATAAAACATATTGAAGATGTGACCAGATGCGATGCTACCAATAAAGCCAGCTATTCCATAGACCAACTCAATGCTTATCAGTCGGATGGACCTCCGAGTTTCATCCGAGCGTGCTGATGCCAAAGCCATGACCCCAGCCCAGTAAGAAGAAAATCCCCCAAACAAACCATACACAACAGCTGCCCCAAACATCACTTTGACAGGCCACTGCAGAAGAATAACAAGGAGCAGCATCAATCTGGAGAGCATGTAGCCCACAAGAGGCACACATATCGGGATCTTTCTGTTCCTTTTGTCCCCGAGCCTCGCCAGGAAGAAAGCCGGCAGGAATGGGACAAACCCTGAGATCATACCGTAGATCATGAGGAAATCCGACACTGCCGTCTGCTGCGCGTTGTCTCCATGGTCCGTGGAGTTGGTAAGCGAGGAGTTGCTGGAAGTCACATTGTAACGTTCTTTCACTACCATCAACAGCCCGGTATCGTAGAACGCACTGGCAACTTGTGCAGCAACCACTACCGGCTCAATAAATTCAATACAACTCATCCTTTCACTGAATAGTTCTTATGTTGAATCGTCTTTTTTTGCCGACCCTTTTCAAAGTCAGATAATATCTTAAAAACCAAATAATGAggaacttgtaaaaaaaaaatgtaaaccactGGGCTGAATATCCTTTAAAA from Acipenser ruthenus chromosome 2, fAciRut3.2 maternal haplotype, whole genome shotgun sequence includes the following:
- the LOC117963332 gene encoding thymic stromal cotransporter homolog → MSCIEFIEPVVVAAQVASAFYDTGLLMVVKERYNVTSSNSSLTNSTDHGDNAQQTAVSDFLMIYGMISGFVPFLPAFFLARLGDKRNRKIPICVPLVGYMLSRLMLLLVILLQWPVKVMFGAAVVYGLFGGFSSYWAGVMALASARSDETRRSIRLISIELVYGIAGFIGSIASGHIFNMFYVSQHQGVMLVGISVFLYIFCLSYSIFVLKVPKTGRAPAILPHGQTVDNCGTGGSDNEPTVADGSLTSGTFDLISVVLLFAGAILYDVSVSGAMDILPSFVIKEPLSWGAEQIGYGNAAGFVIFITSFLGVYVFSKCLRDTTMIIIGMVSFGTGILVMAFVRKTYMFYIARALNLFALIPMPTIRSLLSKQVKGSSYGKIFILLQMSFTIASVATSPIFTKIYQATLVWFAGFCFILSCILSVLAIIPIVIVGYRTGRHGYTRLPSN